A genomic window from Silene latifolia isolate original U9 population chromosome 11, ASM4854445v1, whole genome shotgun sequence includes:
- the LOC141611513 gene encoding uncharacterized protein LOC141611513, which produces MNHLAEVFSVRVFSEHGVVSSDELYGSIVVNDFRGSVVLFKRKGDPTSDDFILPDGSLSLRSDRCTEGGEWAIRLKLYQKKDNNSLELCNGFLFISLSEYSSLYQRPMTGIVHGRDGHALLNLVMLKRAVQATVEVSLTADDAISLYGHIHARNDFFAKPLNIDEMKYLKTTLLSASIDKPYYTNGRQIPLSRCMTCTPLFGELIIEAKLCDTLTDMVMADGSASFEACESGSQTQTIGCIQVKVTWSEPPLF; this is translated from the coding sequence ATGAATCATTTGGCGGAGGTGTTCTCAGTCCGTGTATTTAGCGAGCACGGTGTTGTCAGCAGTGACGAATTGTATGGGAGTATTGTGGTAAATGACTTTAGGGGGAGTGTTGTGCTCTTCAAGCGAAAGGGAGATCCGACTTCAGATGATTTTATTCTGCCAGATGGCTCCTTATCTTTGCGATCTGACCGCTGCACTGAGGGCGGAGAATGGGCTATCAGGCTTAAACTTTATCAGAAGAAGGATAACAATAGTCTTGAACTTTGCAATGGTTTTCTCTTCATAAGCCTTTCTGAATATTCCTCCTTATATCAGAGACCAATGACTGGTATTGTTCACGGCAGAGATGGCCATGCTTTGCTGAACTTGGTTATGCTCAAACGTGCTGTACAAGCTACGGTGGAGGTATCTTTAACAGCTGATGATGCTATCTCCTTGTATGGCCATATTCATGCAAGGAACGATTTTTTCGCCAAGCCTCTCAACATTGATGAGATGAAATATCTTAAGACCACCCTGTTGAGTGCGTCAATAGATAAGCCGTATTACACGAATGGTAGACAGATCCCTTTATCAAGGTGTATGACATGCACCCCTCTATTTGGGGAACTTATAATTGAGGCAAAGTTGTGTGATACGCTAACTGATATGGTAATGGCGGATGGCAGTGCTTCTTTTGAGGCTTGTGAAAGTGGTAGTCAGACTCAAACAATCGGGTGCATTCAAGTCAAGGTCACTTGGTCTGAGCCACCATTGTTTTGA